TACTGGCAGTCGAGATTATGGTTTTTTTGAAACTAACGGTATGATTAAAGTCGATTACGATTTGTTACAAAGTGGTGAGAATTTTGATTATGAGATGAATCAATTACCTTATTATTTCCAAGGTCAACCATTTACTGGTGTTATGTATGAATACAGATTTGGTTTTGTTTTGTCTGAAGCAATATTTATTAATAGTTGGTTAATTGAACATATCAGTTTTTATCCTGATGGAACCGGCAGAATAAGACTTTATGAAAAAAATGATATTGACCCCACCGAAACTACAGGCGATAGAACTTGGTATTTGGAGTCGGAAAATAATTCATTTAAAAGAATTGAATCACGTTATTTAGATTATCAAGACACTAACCATACGGGTTACTTAAAGTTACTCTTCAATGATAAAGAACAGATTAACCGTGTCATTATTGAAGATGATTTTGCTTATGTATCCCTCTTAGTCCCTCGCGATGATTTAGAACTTGGTTTTAAAACCTTTGATGATTTACTAGCAAAACAGAATATTTTTGCCGACAATCTATCTATCTGGTCTATCGAAGATGCACTCTTTAATCAATGGTTAGATCAAGGACTCTTAAATCAAGTTAAGCAATTAGAGTTATATCACACTCAAGTAAAACCATTAACTTTAACAAAAATACAGAAGTTACAATCTTTGCAAGAATTAAAGATATCAGAATCAAAAATTTATGAAGATGATGACCCTTTATCAATTAAACTACAAAAACAACGCTTCACTGAATTAGCATCAGCACTTTATTCATTAAAAGAGAGTTGTTCTATTCATGTTATTTTAGTTGATGATGATGAAAATATTTTAGAAAAATATTTACCAAATGACTTAAAGCATCAGCTTACTAAAGAAGAATAAAAAATCATGATAGTCAGAATAGAACTCAATCAACTAGAAAATCGTAGTAATTATTACTTTTATAATGACATTTTATTTACTGGCGAGGCGTACGATCATCGCGATAATCAGCTCTATCAAGTCTATGAAATAACCGACGGCGAGATTACTGGCAGTCGAGATTATGGTTTTTTTGAAACTAACGGTATGATTAAAGTCGATTACGATTTGTTACAAAGTGGTGAGAATTTTGATTATGAGATGAATCAATTACCTTATTATTTCCAAGGTCAACCATTTACTGGTGTTATGTATGAATACAGATTTGGTTTTGTTTTGTCTGAAGCAATATTTATTAATAGTTGGTTAATTGAACATATCAGTTTTTATCCTGATGGAACCGGCAGAATAAGACTTTATGAAAAAAATGATATTGACCCCACCGAAACTACAGGCGATAGAACTTGGTATTTGGAGTCGGAAAATAATTCATTTAAAAGAATTGAATCACGTTATTTAGATTATCAAGACACACATCATACAGGTGAATTAGTATTGTTTTTTAATGATCAAAATCAAATTCAACATGTAAATATAAAAGGTGATTATGCTTATGTATCATACTTAGTTCCTCGCGATGATTTGGAGATTGATTTTAAAACCTTTAATGATTTACTAGCAAAGCAGAATATTTTTGCCGATAATCTATCTATCTGGTCTATCGAAGATGCACTTTTTAATCAATGGTTAGATCAAGGACTCTTAAATCAAGTTAAGCAATTAGAGTTATATCACACTCAAGTAAAACCATTAACTTTAACCAAAATACAGAAGTTACAATCTTTGCAAGAATTAAAGATATCAGAATCAAAAATTTATGAAGATGATGACCCTTTATCAATTAAACTACAAAAACAACGCTTCACTGAATTAGCATCAGCACTTTATTCATTAAAAGAGAGTTGTTCTATTCATGTTATTTTAGTTGATGATGATGAAAATATTTTAGAAAAATATTTACCAAATGACTTGAAGCATCGGCTTCCTAAACAAGAATAAAAAATCATGATAGTCAGAATAGAACTCAATCAACTAGAAAATCGTAGTAATTACTACTTTTATAATGACATTTTATTTACTGGCGAGGCGTACGATCATCGCAATAATCAGCTCTATCAAGTCTATGAAATAACCGACGGCGAGATTACTGGCAGTCGAGATTATGGCTTTTTTGAAACTAACGGTATGGTAAAAGTGGATTCTGAACTTGTCCATAGTGGAGATTTTGACTATGTGATGAATGATATTCCTTATACTTATCTTGGTAAGCCATTTACTGGTTTATTTTATGATTATTTTGCAGGATTTGTATCTGGTGAAGCACTTTGTATTAATGGTTGGATTGTAAAAGATATCAGTTTTTATCCTGACGGTACGGGTAGGTTAAGAAAATACGAAGAAAAACATATTGATATTACTGAAACCACGGGTGATAGAGAATGGTCTTTGCAATGGGAAAATAATTCATTAAAAAGAATTGAGTCCCGCTATCTAGATTTTCAAGACACTAACCATACTGGTTACTTAAAGTTACTCTTCAATGATAAAGAACAGATTAACCGTGTAACAATTGAAGATGATTTTGCTTATGTATCCCTCTTAGTCCCTCGCGATGATTTAGAGCTTAGTTTTAAAACCTTTGATGATTTACTAGCAAAACAGAATATTTTTGCCGACAATCTATCTATCTGGTTTATCGAAGATGCACTCTTTAATCAATGGTTAGATCAAGGACTCTTAAATCAAGTTAAGCAATTAGAGTTATATAAAACAAAAATTGAACTTTCAACTATTGCTAGATTGATTAAATTATCTTCTTTAGAAAGGCTAAACTATCAAGAATCTTCGTTATACCCAACAGATTTAGTCCATGCTGAAGAACAACAATATCGGGCACAAGCACTTGCTTTATTTGCCTTGCAACAAAATAGCAACATAAAAATAACGTTTACAGATGGTAGAGTTGACTTCTTTCAAACGTATTTACCTGATGAGTTAAAACAACAGCTTCCAAAACAAGAATAAAAAATCATGATAGTCAGAATAGAACTCAATCAATTAGAAAATCGTAGTAATTATTACTTTTATAATGACATTTTATTTACTGGCGAGGCGTACGATCATCGCGATAATCAGCTCTATCAAGTCTATGAAATAACCGACGGCGAGATTACTGGCAGTCGAGATTATGGCTTTTTTGAAACTAACGGTATGGTAAAAGTGGATTCTGAACTTGTCCATAGTGGAGATTTTGACTATGTGATGAATGATATTCCTTATACTTATCTTGGTAAGCCATTTACTGGTTTATTTTATGATTATTTTGCAGGATTTGTATCTGGTGAAGCACTTTGTATTAATGGTTGGATTGTAAAAGATATCAGTTTTTATCCTGACGGTACGGGTAGGTTAAGAAAATACGAAGAAAAACATATTGATATTACTGAAACCACGGGTGATAGAGAATGGTCTTTGCAATGGGAAAATAATTCATTAAAAAGAATTGAGTCCCGCTATCTAGATTTTCAAGACACTAACCATACTGGTTACTTAAAGTTACTCTTCAATGATAAAGAACAGATTAACCGTGTAACAATTGAAGATGATTTTGCTTATGTATCCCTCTTAGTCCCTCGCGATGATTTAGAGCTTAGTTTTAAAACCTTTGATGATTTACTAGCAAAACAGAATATTTTTGCCGACAATCTATCTATCTGGTTTATCGAAGATGCACTCTTTAATCAATGGTTAGATCAAGGACTCTTAAATCAAGTTAAGCAATTAGAGTTATATAAAACAAAAATTGAACTTTCAACTATTGCTAGATTGATTAAATTATCTTCTTTAGAAAGGCTAAACTATCAAGAATCTTCGTTATACCCAACAGATTTAGTCCATGCTGAAGAACAACAATATCGGGCACAAGCACTTGCTTTATTTGCCTTGCAACAAAATAGCAACATAAAAATAACGTTTACAGATGGTAGAGTTGACTTCTTTCAAACGTATTTACCTGATGAGTTAAAACAACAGCTTCCAAAACAAGAATAAAAAATCATGATAGTCAGAATAGAACTCAATCAACTAGAAAATCGTAGTAATTACTACTTTTATAATGACATTTTATTTACTGGCGAGGCGTACGATCATCGCAATAATCAGCTCTATCAAGTCTATGAAATAACCGACGGCGAGATTACTGGCAGTCGAGATTATGGCTTTTTTGAAACTAACGGTATGGTAAAAGTGGATTCTGAACTTGTCCATAGTGGAGATTTTGACTATGTGATGAATGATATTCCTTATACTTATCTTGGTAAGCCATTTACTGGTTTATTTTATGATTATTTTGCAGGATTTGTATCTGGTGAAGCACTTTGTATTAATGGTTGGATTGTAAAAGATATCAGTTTTTATCCTGACGGTACGGGTAGATTAAAAAAATACGAAGAAAAACATATTGATATTACTGAAACCACGGGTGATAGAGAATGGTCTTTGCAATGGGAAAATAATTCATTAAAAAGAATTGAGTCCCGCTATCTAGATTTTCAAGACACTAACCATACTGGTTACTTAAAGTTACTCTTCAATGATAAAGAACAGATTAACCGTGTAACAATTGAAGATGATTTTGCTTATGTATCCCTCTTAGTCCCTCGCGATGATTTAGAGCTTAGTTTTAAAACCTTTGATGATTTACTAGCAAAACAGAATATTTTTGCCGACAATCTATCTATCTGGTCTATAGAGAATACACTATTTAATCAATGGTTAGATCTGGGACTCTTAAATCAGATTAAAGATTTAGAATTATGTTTTGTAAATTTTGATCTTTTAACTATTGCTAGGCTAGCTAAATTAACTTCATTGAAAACACTAAAATATCAAGTAGACTCTCTAAACCAAACAGATTTAGTCCATGCTGAAAAACAAAAACAACAATATCGGGCACAAGCACTTGCTTTATTTGATTTACAACAAAATAGCAATATAAAAATAACGTTTACTGATGGTAGAGTTGACTACTTTCAAATGCTTTTACCTGATGAATTGAGGTTATAATTAATAAATGTAATTAGGTATTTTTATAAAAGGAAATTAATACAAATGATACTTGCAATTGATGTTTACTATATTGAAAATAGAGCTAAAACTGTCGGCATATTATTTGAATATTGGACGGACACAAAGTCTGATATTAATGCAGTCATTTCTGATTATCAAGATAACATTGAACCTTACCAATCTGGTCAATTTTATCGTCGTGAGTTACCCTGCATTATGTCGTTATTAAAGAAAATTGATTTATCATCTGTTTCAGTCATTGTGATTGATGGATATGTTCAGTTGGCAGAAGGAAAAATGGGTTTAGGCGGTCATCTTTATAATAGTTTAAATAAATCAATACCTATTATTGGCGTGGCTAAAAAACCTTTTGCTGGAAATAGTCCATATTTGATTGAAGTAGTTCGTGGTGAAAGTAAACATCCACTGTATATTACTGCAATAGGAACTCCATTAGAGGATGCAGCTGCAAATATAAAATTAATGGCTGGTAAATATCGCATGCCAGATTTATTAAGTTTTTTAGATCAACAAACAAAATTATTTAAGTCTGAAACCGTCGTTTAAATGATTTGATTTTGTCTATTTAAATGAATCAAGCAGGTAAAACTATAACTGTGAGCCATCTACAGCAATATTATCCTATCTGCTAGTTATTCCATAATAACCGTAATAATCTTTTGTTTTATTGCTACACATTTTTTAAAGTTATTTGTTAATTGAATTATTCTTATATTTCTACAATATATAAGTAAAACAATCTTAATAAGCTAGGCGCTTTTATAAAACAAATCAATAATTTTAAAAGCCTAATCTAGAAAATATCTAAAAAATAGTTATAACAAAAAATCAATTAAATATTAATAAGTTATATATTTTTTGATTTAGATTGTTATTAAATTTTTTAAAAATAGCAATTATGATGAAATAATTCGTTTGGAAAACTGCTTTAAAAGTATACAGTTCTAAAGTATTATTACCCTTTTAATATAAATCTACATAAAAACGATAATTGAATTGGATAATTAAATAATAAAGGGGATATTAACAATGAAATTAATATATAAATTAATAGGCGTTTTTTTATTAGCATTTTTAGTAACAGCATGTTCACCCGATAAAAATAGTACACCCGATAAAGTTGCTGAAAAATTTATCACTAATTTCTATCAAGGTAATGGAAATGAAATTAAGGAACAATTATATGATATGGGAGAAAATGAAATTAAATTAATCCAATTAATGGCGGATAAAGCAAAGGAATTTACTCAACAACATAAAGGATTAGATAAAGTCGAAATTAATGAAACTGTTTTTTTACCCGACTCAGAAACATTAGCTTCAGTTCAACTTAAACTAGAATTTAAAGATGGTTTTTTAAAAAAAGAAAGCGTTCCTGTAATTAAAGTCGATGATAAGTGGTTTATTAAACTAAGATAGAATAATTAATTTATTATGAAGTAATGATAGAAATAATATTCAATATTATCAAAAAAGAGTCGCTTTAATAGATGACTCTTTTTTGTTCCCTTATTAATGTAGCTTAATATTTTTTAAGTTCGCGAATCCAATCTTGTTCCGATTACTAATTACTATATAAAAATTCTTTACTCAAACATCTGAAGATATTCATTTAAAAAAATAGATATTAGTGTCATATTTCATACATGGTATTACTCTGAATAAAAACAAATCATTTAGGTATGCAATAGCATCCTAGTTTATGACTTGAATTTTAACAATAACAAAAAATTGATTTTTTGAATGCACGTTTCATTACATTTGCAATATAAGCGCTACTTCTAAAATCATGTAGCGCTTTATTTAAGACTAAGCAGAAATGATTATTCCATTACCGCATCTGTGACTGGCTTGCTTTGTTCTTCTTTGTAGAGTTTACTATCATAAACTTTGACAAAAGGCAGATAGATTAACAATGCTAAAATGGCTGCAAATATAGCAACAAAAATTGCTTTGTAGTCTCCCCCTGTACTAATAAAAGCACCTAATCCCATTGGAGATGGCCAAGGAATTAAGGCAATAATAGGTTGAATGAAGCCTGTATTAATAGCAAAATAACCTAATGTTCCTGCTGCCATAGGTGCAAGAAAGAAAGGAAGTGCTAAGTATGGATTATAAACAATTGGCATACCAAAAATGATAGGTTCGTTAATATTGAATATTGCCGGAACAACTGAAGCCCGACCAAGTATTTTTAGTTGGCTAGATCTAGCAAAAAATGCAATGAAAAATGTCATTAACAATGTTGAACCTGACCCACCAATTATGGCAAATGAATTATTGAATTCTCCGGCAAACGGAATTTGCGCACCTGTACTAATATTCTCATTCATATTAACTAACATAATTGGCGTAATAAATGCACCGATGATACTTGCACCATGAATACCCACTACCCATAAAGCATGGATTAAAAAGAGAATAACCATAACACCCAACCAACTCTTGGTTAATTCCGTCACAAATGAGAATGGAATACTGATTATATTAAAAATGTCGGTACCTAAATAGACGAAAATTCCATTTATAATGATTACCGTGAAGGCAATAACAAACGTTGGAATTAAAGCAGTGAAAGAGCGAGAAACACCTAATGGTACAGTTTCTGGCATCTTAACAACCCAATTTCTTCTAACACACATACAATAGAGTTTAGTTGCCAAAATTGCCATTACAATGGCAATGAATATACCAGACGTACCTAACCGTAAAACGAAAGGTTCTAAATGTACACCATTATATAAAAATTTATCATGTGCATTTAATAATACCATATAACCATTTTCCATAACGAGTTCAGGAATGGTCATAAAGAAAGCAAAAACAGATAGCATAGCACCATTAAGTGCATTAACTTTTAATCCTGTTTCATCTGCTTCAATTTTAGTTAGTTCATACCCAACAACAAAATTGAAATAAAGTGCTAAGATACCAATTGTTGCGGTATTAGCAATCATATATAAATTACTAACTCTAAAAACGGTATCCTGGAAAAAACCTTCTAGACCAGTAAAGGTCGACGGTAACGTATTGAAAACCAAAAACATAGAGCCAACAATTGAAAATGGAACGGATGCCATTCCTGCCGCCATTACCGCGCGAACAATCTTAAATTGCGATATTTTGGCCATTGGTGTCATCAAATACTTTTGTAAAAACACAAATCCGGGATTCATTTTATTTTCCTCACTTAATTAATGATGTCTTCGTAAGCTTGGATTCTTTTGAAATGCTTATCCTCATTACGTAGAATCTTATTTAACTTTTTGAGCATTAAGAAAGTAATTAACAAACTTACTAACAATAATACTGTCATTACATTTAAAACATTTTGATTATTTTTTAAAAATGGAAAGAAGAAATGATATAAAGGACTATACAGCGCAATCATCAACATAATACAAACGATCATTAAAGAACGGTAAAAAAAGCGAGCATAGGGTAAGTGATTACTGTGTTTACGATATAGCTTAATCTGCTCAAACGCCGTTAAAATAGCTAGAATGAATAAAAACAGTGGTAGAATAACCGCAATTGATAATGAACCAGCTAAAAATACAGCCCAATAGAGATTCAAAAATAGGAAAAATGCTGTGCTATAACGAACTGCTAAGAACCGATTAAAATAGAGATTCGTCAAGCTTAATTTATTATGCATTTTTAGCTCGTTTGTCAGCAATTTACTCATGGATTATCCTCTTAAAGTGGCGGACAATTTATGATTTTGTTCATATAAATAGGACATTTCAATGGCCATTTCACGAAGTGTCATCGTCGTCATTAAATGATCTTGTGCATGAACCATAATAATTTCCATTTCAATCTTTGTGCCATTGGCATAACTTTGTAAAAGTTCGGTCTGTGATTGATGCGCTAATAATATTTCTTGATTAGCATCTTCAAGTAGTTGATTAGCAGTATTAAAATCAGCTTCTCGCATCGCCTTAAATGCACTATGAATTTGCATTTTGGCATTACCACTATGCAATATAATGTTAAAAGCAATTAATTGAATTTCCTCGGAATTCATCTTCTCATTCATTGCTATACTCCTTTTTCAATAAGTTTGATAAAAAGTGATTTGAATTCAGCAAAATTTTGACATTTCAACAAGCTGTTCTGCATTTCTAAATCGTCGATCAAATTAACAACCGCTTTTGTCATCATGGCTAAATTTGGATTTTGGTAAATGGATGGAGAAATAATAAAAATAAAATATACTTTGGGATAACAATCGTCCCAATATAGACCATCAGGAATAATCGCAACGCCCATCTTAGACAATTTACCGACAGGCATCGCGGGATGCGGAACAACAATGGCCGAACTGAAAAATATTTCACCTAGAACCATTCTATTTTGCATCTGCTGTATCATCTCTTTTTTATAATGCTCTGTTTCGTTGACAGATAAAAGTTCTAGCAAATGATCTAAAACTTGTTGTTTGGTTTGCGATTTACGGCAGCGACAGAAATTACCCGCCACTAAATCATCAACAACTTGTTCAATATGATGTAAATAGTCATCAGACTTTAGTGTAGGTAAAGCGGATAAAGGATCCTTACAAGCGCAAATGAACATGTTACGTGATGATAGATAGTGTCGAATCTTTTGTACATCATCTTCAGTTAAAAAGACTGAAACATGAAATACGGGAACTTTAAATACTTTCGAAGACAAATCAACCGAAGAAATAATGAAATCAATTTCACTTAACATTTCTGGTCCTATTTCATAATAACCTCGGGTCGCAACAATTTTAACCCGTTCATCAAATTCACTTTCGACGCGATTTTTAAGCAATAGAGCGCTACCCATACCTGTAGCACAAATAATTAACACTTTAGCCTTTTGATCGTTTCTCAGTTTTTCCATGGATGCTAAGAAATGTAGTGTTAAATATCCCCATTCATCATCATTAATAGCAAATTTGCGTAAATTGGCTAGTTGACTAAAATATCGTTTCACTAATGCAAATAATTCTGGATTATTACTTTTGATTTCATCAAGTAACGGGTTTTCAAGTTTAATATTCTGTTCTAATCGGACTATCATCGGTTTTAAATGCTGAATTAAACCCTGTTTCAATTGATCGTCTTTTAAGAAGAGATAACCCGTCTCTTTTTGGATGGTAATGAGTAAATCATTAACAGATAAACTCAATTCAGAATCTAAATCTTGTTGAATAAAGTTTGATTTACTCATCAGATGTAAAGTAAGGTACATCTGTTCTTCTTTTGGAAAGTGAAATCCAATTACCGATTCCACTCTATCCATAATCTTTTTGGCAACTTGATATTCCAAGGTGTTTTTCGTGGACTCTGGCATATTTAAATTTTGAATTGAGAGTCCTAATTGCAGACGCTTAATAGTTAATGAAAGATGCAACACAATATTTTGCATCATCACGTCGGATAGTTTTATTTGAGATTCTCGACATTCATCAATGATGATAATTGTTAAAGTATCAAAGCTAATTGCATCACTAAATTTATTAAATGAGGTGAGGCGTTGTAAAAAGTTGGTTGATTCTTCATGAAAAAAATAACTCATAATAAAATGGCGCTTCGCTTTTTCGGCACCATCAACGTAAATTAATGATTTATTTTTCTTGAGTGTAAGTTCAAAAGGTTGTAACTGATTTTTTATTTCTAAGATATCTTTATTAAGTTGGGAAGTACTGATAAATAGCTGTTCAGATAAGACTTCTACATCTATCTTTTGACATTCTAATAAAAGTAAATTGAGGATATAGTGTTTTCTTTCACTGACCTCTCGTATATTTGCTTGTTCATCCTTGTGTTCAAGAAAATGGTGTTCAATTAAAAATAAATTAAAGGCCGTTCTATCTTTGATTTCTAATTGATATCCATATCCTTGCTTACTAACAATTACACCACCATTTTTTTCAATTAAGCTCTTTAAGTCTTTAAGATAAGTACGTACTGTTCGATCAGATAATGATAATTCTGCTGCAAGTTTAGCGCTGCTTTTGTAGGTATTTTGACAACTGACTAGTAAGCTAATCAACTCACGTTGTTTATTCTTTATCATTATTTTCATACCTATCATTATTGGAAAAACTATCTATCCCATTTCGGATATCAGTAATAAGATAAGTATTAAAACTTACCTCAAAAGTAGGTGCCGACCTTTATAATTGTAATAATTCATGGAAGGCACCATTAAAATAGTCAATACAAAAATATAATGATGACTATTTCATATTATCATCAATTAGCTTAGCCAATTGCTCGATACCTGATTGAATCGGTATATAAGCCTGAAAAGGAATACTAACCACCGGTTTACCCACTTCATCGCCTAATTTTTTAAACTTATCAAACATCATCATGGTTTGAGGACTGATTAAAAACAATGAAAAATCACTGTTCTTAATCATATTGTTTCCCTCTGTTGCAGAAACTGCATCCACTGAAATAGCTTTATCCTTACTGGCAAAATATTCAGTTACTTTTTTTGCCATTAATGATGATGACATACCTGCAGCACAAATAATTAATGCTTTTTTCATAGAATCTCCAAATGATAATCTGCTATTATAAATCTTCACCGTTCGATTCAATTACACGCTTGTACCATGCAAAAGAGTCTTTACGACTACGTTTCAACGTTCCATTACCTTGATTGTCTTTGTCGACATAGATAAAACCATAACGTTTTTCCATTTCGCCGGTACCGGCAGATACTAAGTCGATACAACCCCAAGGTGTGTAGCCCATTAGATCGACACCATCTTCTTCAACAGCTAGTTTCATTTGCTTGATATGTTCACGTAAATATTCAATACGATATTGATCATGGACGCTACCATCAGATTCAACCTTGTCATACGCCCCAAAACCATTCTCGACAATAAATAATGGCAAATGATACATATCCGTTAGCCAATTTAACGTATAACGCAACCCTTCTGGATCAATTTGCCATCCCCAATCAGACACTTTAACAAATTGATTGCCGATCAAATCCGTTTTTTCATTATAATCGTAGTGGTCATTACCCGCTTTCTTACGAATAGCGTTCGACATATAATAGCTAAAGCCAATATAATCAACGGTTCCTCTGGTTAGTATTTCCAAATCTTGATCAGTAATATCAAGTTGGAATCCTTTTCGTTGCCAATATTTCTTAATATGATTTGGATATTTGCCATGCACGTGAACATCGGTGAAAAAGTATTTACGCTCCATCGTTTTTTGTGCCATTAAAATATCACCAGGCTTGCAAGTTTCAGGATAAATTGGTACTAACGCAATCATACAACCAATTTGAAAATCCGGATTAATTGCATGACCGATTTGTACTGCCTTAGCGCTGGCAACTAATTCATAATGCGCAGCTTGGTACATAATCTCTTCACGATTATCATTTTCTTTATAATAAATACCCGAATTGGTAAAAGGTGCAAAATCTTCTTGATAATTAGCTTGATTATTAATTTCGTTAAAAGTCATCCAATATTTGACTTTATTTTTATAACGATCGAAACAAACCGTTGCAAAACGGACAAAGAAATCGATTAACTTACGGTTACGGAAACCACCATACTCAGTGACTAAATGATAAGGTAATTCAAAATGTGAAAGGGTAACGACAGGTTCAATATTGTATTTTAGGCATTCATCGAAAAGATCATCGTAAAATTTTAATCCTTCCTCATTAGGCGCTTGTTCATCACCTTTAGGGAAAATACGCGTCCATGCTATCGAAGTACGGAAACATTTAAAACCCATTTCGGCAAATAATTTAATATCGTCTTTATAATGATGGTAAAAATCAATTGCCTCATGATTTGGGTAATACTGACCTGGAACAATAC
Above is a genomic segment from Frischella perrara containing:
- a CDS encoding endonuclease V → MILAIDVYYIENRAKTVGILFEYWTDTKSDINAVISDYQDNIEPYQSGQFYRRELPCIMSLLKKIDLSSVSVIVIDGYVQLAEGKMGLGGHLYNSLNKSIPIIGVAKKPFAGNSPYLIEVVRGESKHPLYITAIGTPLEDAAANIKLMAGKYRMPDLLSFLDQQTKLFKSETVV
- a CDS encoding DUF4878 domain-containing protein translates to MKLIYKLIGVFLLAFLVTACSPDKNSTPDKVAEKFITNFYQGNGNEIKEQLYDMGENEIKLIQLMADKAKEFTQQHKGLDKVEINETVFLPDSETLASVQLKLEFKDGFLKKESVPVIKVDDKWFIKLR
- the celB gene encoding PTS cellobiose transporter subunit IIC, whose translation is MNPGFVFLQKYLMTPMAKISQFKIVRAVMAAGMASVPFSIVGSMFLVFNTLPSTFTGLEGFFQDTVFRVSNLYMIANTATIGILALYFNFVVGYELTKIEADETGLKVNALNGAMLSVFAFFMTIPELVMENGYMVLLNAHDKFLYNGVHLEPFVLRLGTSGIFIAIVMAILATKLYCMCVRRNWVVKMPETVPLGVSRSFTALIPTFVIAFTVIIINGIFVYLGTDIFNIISIPFSFVTELTKSWLGVMVILFLIHALWVVGIHGASIIGAFITPIMLVNMNENISTGAQIPFAGEFNNSFAIIGGSGSTLLMTFFIAFFARSSQLKILGRASVVPAIFNINEPIIFGMPIVYNPYLALPFFLAPMAAGTLGYFAINTGFIQPIIALIPWPSPMGLGAFISTGGDYKAIFVAIFAAILALLIYLPFVKVYDSKLYKEEQSKPVTDAVME
- a CDS encoding PTS cellobiose transporter subunit IIA; the protein is MNEKMNSEEIQLIAFNIILHSGNAKMQIHSAFKAMREADFNTANQLLEDANQEILLAHQSQTELLQSYANGTKIEMEIIMVHAQDHLMTTMTLREMAIEMSYLYEQNHKLSATLRG
- a CDS encoding BglG family transcription antiterminator yields the protein MIKNKQRELISLLVSCQNTYKSSAKLAAELSLSDRTVRTYLKDLKSLIEKNGGVIVSKQGYGYQLEIKDRTAFNLFLIEHHFLEHKDEQANIREVSERKHYILNLLLLECQKIDVEVLSEQLFISTSQLNKDILEIKNQLQPFELTLKKNKSLIYVDGAEKAKRHFIMSYFFHEESTNFLQRLTSFNKFSDAISFDTLTIIIIDECRESQIKLSDVMMQNIVLHLSLTIKRLQLGLSIQNLNMPESTKNTLEYQVAKKIMDRVESVIGFHFPKEEQMYLTLHLMSKSNFIQQDLDSELSLSVNDLLITIQKETGYLFLKDDQLKQGLIQHLKPMIVRLEQNIKLENPLLDEIKSNNPELFALVKRYFSQLANLRKFAINDDEWGYLTLHFLASMEKLRNDQKAKVLIICATGMGSALLLKNRVESEFDERVKIVATRGYYEIGPEMLSEIDFIISSVDLSSKVFKVPVFHVSVFLTEDDVQKIRHYLSSRNMFICACKDPLSALPTLKSDDYLHHIEQVVDDLVAGNFCRCRKSQTKQQVLDHLLELLSVNETEHYKKEMIQQMQNRMVLGEIFFSSAIVVPHPAMPVGKLSKMGVAIIPDGLYWDDCYPKVYFIFIISPSIYQNPNLAMMTKAVVNLIDDLEMQNSLLKCQNFAEFKSLFIKLIEKGV
- a CDS encoding PTS cellobiose transporter subunit IIB codes for the protein MKKALIICAAGMSSSLMAKKVTEYFASKDKAISVDAVSATEGNNMIKNSDFSLFLISPQTMMMFDKFKKLGDEVGKPVVSIPFQAYIPIQSGIEQLAKLIDDNMK
- a CDS encoding 6-phospho-beta-glucosidase, with translation MNNKGLPNGFLWGGAVAAHQLEGAWQAGGKGMSVADVMTVGSPKSYRKITEGIVPGQYYPNHEAIDFYHHYKDDIKLFAEMGFKCFRTSIAWTRIFPKGDEQAPNEEGLKFYDDLFDECLKYNIEPVVTLSHFELPYHLVTEYGGFRNRKLIDFFVRFATVCFDRYKNKVKYWMTFNEINNQANYQEDFAPFTNSGIYYKENDNREEIMYQAAHYELVASAKAVQIGHAINPDFQIGCMIALVPIYPETCKPGDILMAQKTMERKYFFTDVHVHGKYPNHIKKYWQRKGFQLDITDQDLEILTRGTVDYIGFSYYMSNAIRKKAGNDHYDYNEKTDLIGNQFVKVSDWGWQIDPEGLRYTLNWLTDMYHLPLFIVENGFGAYDKVESDGSVHDQYRIEYLREHIKQMKLAVEEDGVDLMGYTPWGCIDLVSAGTGEMEKRYGFIYVDKDNQGNGTLKRSRKDSFAWYKRVIESNGEDL